The following are encoded together in the Salinibacterium sp. UTAS2018 genome:
- a CDS encoding MFS transporter: MTATAAATPARLRAATIATFVVFGINGLVFASWAARIPAVTETLGLTPGQMGGLLLCLAVGSLVALPTAGYITERIGAANTVRAGGLLAALAGVGIALSLSAATTVGTAISLFVFGIGIGLWDVAINIEGADVEHRLGRTIMPQLHAAFSGGAFLGAIIGAGLANLGVGLPAHLFVIALVVAVATQWLPRYFVPRIPEPAQPESDVASPKVRSAWSDRRTLLIGVVVLGATLTEGAGNDWIAKAAVDGLEVTEANGAFMFATFVLAMTAMRLFGGRAIDAFGRVPVLRGSMVAAAVGLTVFVFAPTLWLALIGVALWGVGAALAFPMGMSAAADDPKHAAARVSVVATIGYVAFLAGPPLLGFLGDAVGIRVALLAIGVPILVALVLAGAAKPLPKN; encoded by the coding sequence ATGACCGCCACCGCCGCCGCTACTCCGGCTCGCCTTCGCGCTGCCACGATTGCGACCTTCGTCGTCTTTGGAATCAACGGTTTGGTGTTCGCTAGTTGGGCGGCTCGCATCCCGGCGGTCACCGAAACGCTGGGCCTCACTCCCGGCCAGATGGGCGGCCTGTTGCTGTGCCTCGCGGTGGGTTCTCTCGTCGCGCTCCCGACCGCCGGCTACATCACCGAACGAATCGGCGCCGCCAACACAGTGCGTGCCGGGGGGCTGCTCGCTGCCCTCGCCGGAGTAGGAATCGCGCTATCGCTATCCGCTGCGACCACCGTCGGCACCGCGATTTCCCTCTTCGTTTTTGGTATCGGCATTGGGCTCTGGGATGTCGCCATCAACATTGAAGGCGCCGACGTCGAACATCGACTGGGGCGCACCATCATGCCGCAGCTGCACGCGGCCTTCAGCGGGGGAGCATTCCTCGGTGCCATCATCGGTGCGGGCCTCGCCAACCTCGGCGTCGGGCTGCCGGCTCACCTCTTCGTCATCGCCCTCGTTGTAGCGGTGGCGACGCAATGGCTTCCGCGCTACTTCGTGCCGCGCATCCCGGAGCCAGCGCAGCCCGAGAGCGACGTTGCTTCGCCGAAGGTGCGCAGCGCCTGGAGCGACCGCCGCACCCTACTGATCGGTGTTGTAGTGCTCGGCGCGACCCTCACGGAGGGCGCCGGAAACGACTGGATTGCCAAGGCCGCTGTCGACGGACTCGAGGTGACCGAAGCCAACGGGGCCTTCATGTTCGCCACCTTCGTGCTGGCAATGACCGCCATGCGCTTATTCGGTGGCCGGGCGATCGATGCCTTCGGTCGCGTTCCTGTATTACGGGGCAGCATGGTCGCGGCTGCCGTCGGACTCACCGTCTTCGTCTTCGCTCCGACCCTGTGGCTCGCTCTGATCGGGGTAGCCCTCTGGGGAGTCGGCGCTGCACTCGCTTTCCCCATGGGGATGTCGGCTGCCGCTGACGACCCCAAGCACGCTGCGGCCAGAGTCTCTGTCGTTGCCACTATCGGTTATGTGGCATTTCTGGCGGGCCCGCCATTGCTGGGGTTCCTCGGCGACGCTGTCGGAATCAGGGTCGCGCTGCTCGCTATCGGGGTGCCGATTCTGGTGGCGCTCGTGCTGGCAGGTGCGGCAAAGCCGCTGCCCAAGAACTAG
- a CDS encoding luciferase family protein translates to MLAVARVGERPSVSSVGPQTQLTQCSTPELWGLLAQRTFALPHVVEGHSQVSPASSRAVFLNDQRLERAPETSLAPGQRLEPVHLHGVSDTSLHLCLPAERGRELAGLGWGEPHQYEEFGTEFLIYGPRSIDELDAVVSIIEESINFARVE, encoded by the coding sequence GTGCTAGCCGTTGCGCGCGTTGGAGAGCGCCCTTCAGTATCTAGCGTCGGCCCGCAAACCCAGCTCACTCAGTGTTCGACGCCGGAACTCTGGGGGCTGCTGGCTCAGCGGACCTTCGCGCTGCCTCACGTCGTCGAGGGGCATAGCCAGGTCTCTCCGGCATCCTCGCGTGCGGTATTTCTCAACGATCAGCGCCTCGAGCGCGCACCTGAGACCTCGCTGGCACCCGGCCAGCGCCTCGAGCCTGTCCACCTCCATGGGGTCTCTGACACGAGTCTTCACTTGTGCCTCCCCGCTGAGAGGGGCCGCGAGCTTGCTGGATTGGGGTGGGGTGAGCCGCACCAGTACGAAGAATTCGGCACTGAGTTTCTGATTTACGGGCCGCGATCAATTGATGAGCTGGATGCCGTGGTGTCGATCATCGAGGAGAGTATCAACTTCGCTCGCGTCGAGTAG
- a CDS encoding YhgE/Pip domain-containing protein — protein MKVPSMIAAELRRLTSSRMGVLALLALMLVPVLYGGVYLWANQDPYGSFTEVPVGLVVADDGVAADGDDAAVNYGEEVAKDLLAGNDFDWHVLSPADAQTALAEGNVDFTVTIPSDFSDALRSIAGTDPHQAEIDLETNDANNYLASTIGKQAVEQIRRSVAELVGEEAAGTLLTAISDIRGELSDAADGASQLLDGSRDATSGAGELADGASTLTSGLTELSSATESLASGADKLSAGAAQVADGNTVLAGYADRAGTAAQTIADALPTARADLITALTEQGLDTTEIEDVLTALDPLSDRIAEGNGTVQSAVSQVDELAAGANTLASSAATLASGAEKIATATDAATSGASQLSDGVSTLEGGLSTLADGTAELRDGLASGVTALPDSSSELRALQAEAIADPVAVESSAVTKASNYGAGLAPFFAALAGWIGIYALFLIVKPVSKRAVTALRSPIRITLAGWLTPAVLGAIQMVALFGVLAIALGFTFTHPLGTLGVMVAASFTYAAIILALNIWFGSVGQFLGLVLMVLQLVTAGGTFPWQTLPAPLAALHHVLPMGYVVDAMRQLMYGGDLARVGTDAIVLGAWLAGALILAAIGVTRMTHRRTLRDLQPSLIG, from the coding sequence ATGAAGGTTCCCTCGATGATCGCTGCTGAACTGCGGCGGCTGACGTCCTCCCGCATGGGCGTGCTGGCACTGCTTGCCCTCATGCTCGTGCCGGTGTTGTACGGCGGCGTGTACCTCTGGGCTAATCAAGATCCCTACGGCAGTTTCACCGAAGTGCCGGTCGGCTTGGTCGTCGCTGATGACGGTGTTGCCGCCGACGGAGATGACGCCGCCGTCAATTACGGTGAAGAGGTAGCCAAAGACCTTCTCGCGGGTAACGACTTCGACTGGCACGTGCTCTCCCCCGCCGACGCGCAAACAGCTCTCGCTGAGGGCAACGTCGACTTCACCGTCACTATCCCCAGCGATTTTTCGGATGCTCTGCGCTCGATCGCGGGCACCGATCCGCACCAGGCAGAAATCGATCTCGAAACCAATGACGCCAACAACTACTTGGCGTCCACGATCGGCAAGCAAGCCGTCGAGCAGATTCGGCGCTCGGTAGCGGAACTCGTGGGAGAAGAAGCGGCCGGCACTCTGCTGACGGCTATCTCCGACATCCGCGGTGAACTATCGGATGCCGCTGACGGCGCTAGCCAGCTTCTCGATGGCTCTCGCGATGCCACCTCGGGGGCTGGCGAGCTAGCGGATGGCGCGAGCACGCTGACCTCGGGATTGACCGAGCTGAGCTCCGCCACCGAGAGCCTCGCCAGCGGCGCCGACAAGCTTTCAGCGGGAGCCGCGCAGGTTGCCGACGGCAACACCGTGCTCGCCGGCTACGCCGATCGTGCGGGCACCGCCGCCCAGACCATCGCGGATGCTCTGCCCACCGCTCGCGCCGATCTCATCACCGCGCTCACCGAGCAGGGTCTCGACACGACAGAGATCGAGGACGTGCTTACGGCCCTCGATCCGCTGAGCGATCGCATCGCCGAGGGCAACGGCACCGTTCAGTCCGCCGTCTCGCAGGTTGATGAACTTGCCGCGGGTGCGAACACCCTCGCAAGCAGCGCCGCCACTCTTGCCTCCGGGGCAGAGAAGATTGCGACGGCGACAGACGCTGCAACATCCGGAGCATCGCAGCTCAGCGACGGTGTCAGCACTCTCGAAGGCGGCCTTTCGACCCTTGCCGATGGCACCGCCGAGCTGCGGGATGGCTTGGCGAGCGGCGTCACGGCGCTGCCCGATTCGAGCTCCGAGCTGCGCGCTCTTCAGGCTGAAGCCATCGCCGACCCGGTTGCTGTCGAATCGAGCGCCGTTACGAAGGCGAGCAACTACGGTGCCGGTCTGGCGCCGTTCTTCGCTGCTCTCGCGGGCTGGATCGGCATTTACGCTCTCTTCCTCATCGTGAAGCCTGTCTCCAAGCGTGCCGTCACCGCGCTGCGCTCGCCCATTCGAATTACCCTCGCCGGCTGGCTTACTCCCGCCGTGCTGGGAGCAATTCAGATGGTTGCCCTCTTCGGCGTCCTCGCCATTGCTCTGGGTTTCACGTTCACTCATCCGCTCGGTACGCTCGGCGTGATGGTGGCCGCGAGCTTCACCTATGCCGCGATCATTCTCGCGCTCAACATTTGGTTCGGCTCCGTCGGGCAGTTCCTCGGGCTCGTGCTGATGGTGCTGCAACTCGTCACCGCTGGCGGCACCTTCCCCTGGCAAACCTTGCCCGCGCCGCTGGCCGCCCTGCATCACGTGCTGCCGATGGGGTACGTCGTGGATGCCATGCGTCAGCTCATGTACGGCGGTGACCTTGCCAGGGTCGGCACCGACGCCATCGTGCTCGGCGCGTGGCTCGCTGGTGCACTGATTCTCGCCGCGATCGGAGTGACACGGATGACCCACCGCCGCACCCTGCGCGATCTGCAGCCCAGTCTCATAGGCTGA
- a CDS encoding SDR family NAD(P)-dependent oxidoreductase — translation MDETAHTPRSIFASTEFASRRFLVSGGAQGLGLAIVNRLAAAGASGLILDLGANSASPAPWPSVAVDVTDESAVRHAIESDVAAHGPFNGLVAAAGIVPAWHSPTDIDLELLDRTMAVNVTGFVSVMKYAAHEMPPGSTIVAIGSLNSWRGDPNVMAYAASKHAVLGIVRSAAQSLGPRGIRVNAVAPGPVATDALLGRMKSRSTSTGLQPADAIRAAEQLTVLGALATPDDIANAVAFLSGPQSAAITGQILPVDGGLL, via the coding sequence ATGGACGAAACAGCACACACGCCCCGATCGATTTTCGCATCAACCGAATTCGCATCGCGCCGCTTTCTCGTATCCGGTGGAGCGCAAGGTCTCGGGCTCGCCATCGTGAACCGCTTAGCGGCAGCTGGTGCCTCAGGACTCATCCTTGACCTCGGCGCGAACTCCGCGTCACCAGCCCCCTGGCCTTCCGTTGCCGTCGATGTCACCGATGAATCAGCGGTGCGGCACGCGATCGAAAGCGACGTCGCCGCCCACGGTCCTTTTAATGGACTCGTAGCAGCAGCCGGAATCGTTCCGGCGTGGCACAGCCCGACGGATATCGATCTCGAACTCCTTGATCGCACAATGGCCGTGAACGTCACGGGTTTCGTTTCGGTCATGAAGTACGCGGCGCACGAGATGCCTCCCGGGTCCACGATTGTCGCAATCGGATCGCTCAACTCGTGGCGCGGAGACCCCAACGTCATGGCGTATGCCGCGAGCAAGCATGCGGTACTGGGCATTGTGCGTTCGGCGGCTCAATCGCTTGGACCTCGCGGCATCCGAGTCAATGCTGTCGCCCCAGGCCCCGTCGCCACCGACGCATTGCTCGGTCGGATGAAGTCGCGCAGTACTAGTACTGGGCTGCAACCCGCCGACGCGATCCGCGCCGCGGAGCAACTCACCGTGCTGGGGGCGCTCGCCACCCCCGACGACATCGCGAACGCTGTGGCCTTTCTTTCGGGGCCACAGTCTGCGGCAATCACCGGCCAGATTCTTCCCGTTGACGGGGGGCTGCTCTAA
- a CDS encoding 3-hydroxyacyl-CoA dehydrogenase encodes MTHHSNPAEVTEDADIHSVAIIGAGSIGIAWSIVFACAGINVRIFELDDARRASALDAAESLLLEMHEAGLFTESTAGILARMSVWEELADAVDGVGYVQECIVEDVEVKRVLFGRLDELTPPHVVLASSTSAIPSSKFASHLEGRARCLVVHPANPPYFLRVAEIVPADFTSSRAVDIAAALLTRVDISPVLLNTEIEGFALNRLQGALLREAYCLVRDGVVSAVDVDTLVREGLGRRWSVIGPFTTSELNTRGGLRKHSEVLGSVYARFGLERGQDNPWTNETIDTVANAIENHLPYPRWEENVRERDHAMIQVASLLRGFDNPLKPRGPV; translated from the coding sequence ATGACACACCATTCGAATCCCGCCGAAGTCACGGAGGATGCCGATATTCATTCGGTTGCCATCATCGGTGCCGGCAGTATCGGCATTGCCTGGTCAATTGTGTTCGCGTGTGCCGGAATCAACGTACGTATTTTTGAACTCGACGATGCGCGACGGGCGTCAGCGCTGGATGCGGCCGAATCTCTGCTGTTGGAGATGCACGAAGCCGGCCTATTCACCGAGTCGACCGCGGGCATCCTCGCCCGCATGAGCGTGTGGGAAGAGCTGGCGGATGCCGTTGACGGCGTCGGATATGTGCAGGAGTGCATCGTAGAAGACGTCGAGGTGAAACGAGTTCTGTTCGGTCGGCTCGACGAGTTGACCCCGCCACACGTGGTGCTGGCAAGCTCCACCTCCGCAATTCCGTCTTCTAAGTTCGCCAGCCACCTCGAGGGCCGCGCTCGCTGTCTCGTCGTCCATCCCGCTAACCCTCCGTACTTCTTGCGCGTGGCGGAGATCGTGCCAGCCGACTTCACCTCGTCAAGAGCCGTAGATATTGCCGCTGCACTGCTCACGAGGGTGGATATCTCGCCGGTGCTCTTGAACACCGAGATCGAGGGTTTTGCCCTCAACCGTTTGCAGGGGGCGCTGTTACGAGAGGCCTACTGCCTCGTTCGGGATGGCGTGGTGTCGGCGGTCGACGTCGATACTCTCGTGCGGGAGGGGCTCGGTCGTCGCTGGTCCGTTATCGGTCCGTTCACGACCAGCGAGCTGAACACGCGCGGTGGACTCCGCAAGCACTCCGAAGTGCTGGGATCGGTGTACGCGCGCTTTGGGCTCGAGCGCGGTCAAGACAACCCGTGGACCAACGAGACGATCGACACTGTCGCGAACGCGATTGAGAACCACCTTCCGTATCCGCGGTGGGAAGAGAACGTTCGGGAACGCGACCACGCGATGATTCAGGTTGCGTCGCTCCTTCGCGGCTTCGACAACCCGCTCAAACCCCGCGGGCCTGTCTAA
- a CDS encoding SDR family NAD(P)-dependent oxidoreductase, translating into MVDHTNTLDLSNRTALVTGVSGAIGSQIGSTFLARGARVAGTFRSREAAGRAALAAASPGQSTLLPAEIDSPESARDLWKRAEEWNALDTLVVNAAAMASAPLSGHDNDAWDRSWESLLQVNVLGAATLMREAALSFAERGYGSIIAISSWAAEQGSRIPDANAYAASKAALRNFAQTLARSYAREGVRVYIVAPGVVGGGMGTSGLQPAEIQATAEGLAMGQHVDPCEVAELAAFLATDRCPSLTGSTIDLNGASYIR; encoded by the coding sequence ATGGTCGATCACACGAACACACTCGATCTCTCGAACCGCACCGCGCTTGTAACGGGCGTCTCGGGAGCGATCGGATCACAGATCGGCTCCACGTTCCTAGCCCGCGGCGCCCGGGTGGCGGGCACGTTCCGCAGTCGCGAAGCAGCGGGGCGGGCCGCGCTCGCCGCAGCGAGCCCCGGGCAATCCACTCTCTTGCCGGCAGAGATCGACTCACCGGAATCGGCGCGTGACCTGTGGAAACGTGCCGAAGAGTGGAACGCACTCGACACTCTGGTGGTGAACGCTGCGGCGATGGCATCCGCCCCTCTCAGCGGTCATGACAACGACGCGTGGGACCGCAGCTGGGAAAGCCTTCTCCAAGTCAACGTGCTGGGGGCGGCAACGCTCATGCGTGAAGCGGCACTCTCCTTCGCGGAACGTGGCTATGGCAGCATCATCGCAATCTCAAGCTGGGCAGCGGAGCAGGGGTCACGAATCCCCGACGCGAACGCGTACGCAGCGTCGAAGGCAGCACTCCGCAATTTCGCTCAAACTCTCGCCCGGTCCTATGCCCGCGAGGGGGTGCGCGTCTACATCGTCGCCCCCGGCGTCGTCGGCGGAGGCATGGGCACTTCCGGTCTTCAGCCCGCCGAGATTCAGGCCACCGCCGAGGGACTCGCGATGGGGCAGCACGTTGATCCGTGCGAGGTCGCTGAGCTTGCCGCCTTCTTGGCTACCGATCGGTGTCCGAGTCTTACCGGGTCAACGATCGACCTCAATGGGGCGTCGTACATCCGTTAG
- a CDS encoding cell wall-binding repeat-containing protein: MSTLKDPSAQKKPPLAAKRSRRIAAIGSTALLVVGVSVTAALPANAAASAPTTEACTAITAGPTATNQNAKGWTFADTRATGHNEFTATGLRVWTDGTTSTDKAAAYKATDIALQDVGEPLVNFVSNSGGVPSLQLVTDFDANGTADGILVGEPLHYGADFWVPDHSSTAQFVKDGSPDSTGSAGSQYHGTLDEWLEEFPTARVLQFGYSLGSGVLGDAVIESIEVGCVSYGFGRDDAYSTSSTVNVDDSQIASFEDGNTASATYNYTSWHEGYNNAHRAYSTAADGLHLGTGATSQIMLGTPGTVSAAQLEELITSASVTTVDGKVTFQIPILYGDASSFTTLRSTALLAGTEHHFDVTDTWVSSKPLKLNSGATYTPANAPTIADLVAFLEAQGNITLLGFGVQADNAAIVQDIAFDDTTYHFGPSSLQAATQQVVVTSAQIQPSETSANYTQWHEGYDNTDVSFSVANGVLSFGDPAHSQILKGLTTPIDGSDLYTQLTRHAAVTVDSGTVTYQVAFKHGGTIGWGTLRSASLPAGENTFSLTDPWKSSKAIGNTIVANTEYPLGDILDALNAAGDARATAFGIQADHAAQVSSLTWGNTEYSFHAVITAATPAINGTPQVGETLTAQPKATTWTPDTGVAFSYQWKANGVAIAGATSATYTVAAAQLGKKITVTVTGALSGYTGAAATSPSTASVTNDHIVVSRLSGSDRYATAATIAQEWDSASVVYIATGTGFADALSASSAAAFKDAPLLLTDPNSLSAAAKAELLRLKPSKVIIVGGTGAVSNSVKSSIQALSFKPTVSRIGGGDRYETSRMIAKATFPASSVTTAYLADGSNFPDALTASPAAANFGGPVVLIPGKASTVDTATVTLLKSLGVTSIKVAGGTGAVTTAISTHLKTKFTTVKRLSGGDRYATAVAINADQFSSATTVYLATGAGFADALAGAALAGSEGAPLFISDAKCVPQSVLTAISSLNNPKVVLLGGTGVLSSSVASLKVCS, translated from the coding sequence TTGTCGACCCTTAAAGACCCTTCTGCCCAGAAAAAGCCGCCACTTGCGGCGAAACGCTCACGTCGCATCGCGGCCATCGGCTCAACCGCGCTTCTGGTTGTCGGTGTTTCGGTTACCGCAGCGCTGCCCGCCAACGCTGCAGCCTCAGCACCCACCACTGAAGCGTGCACGGCCATCACCGCAGGCCCGACCGCCACTAACCAGAATGCTAAGGGCTGGACCTTCGCCGACACTCGTGCGACCGGTCACAACGAGTTCACCGCCACCGGCCTCCGCGTGTGGACCGACGGTACGACCTCCACTGACAAGGCCGCGGCCTACAAAGCGACCGACATCGCACTCCAGGATGTCGGTGAACCCCTCGTCAACTTTGTGTCCAACTCCGGTGGCGTTCCCAGTCTCCAGCTTGTGACCGACTTCGACGCTAACGGCACCGCCGACGGGATTCTCGTTGGCGAACCCTTGCACTACGGAGCTGATTTTTGGGTTCCTGACCACTCCAGCACAGCGCAGTTCGTGAAAGACGGTTCCCCCGACAGCACCGGTTCTGCCGGCAGCCAGTACCACGGCACCCTCGATGAGTGGCTTGAGGAATTCCCTACCGCTCGCGTTCTCCAGTTCGGCTACAGCCTTGGCTCCGGCGTACTGGGCGATGCCGTGATCGAGTCGATCGAAGTTGGCTGTGTGAGTTACGGATTCGGTCGCGACGACGCCTATTCGACCTCCAGCACCGTCAACGTCGATGACTCCCAGATTGCTTCCTTCGAGGACGGCAACACAGCATCCGCCACCTACAACTACACGAGCTGGCATGAGGGCTACAACAACGCCCACCGCGCTTATTCGACTGCGGCCGATGGCCTCCACTTGGGCACCGGTGCTACCTCGCAAATCATGTTGGGAACACCAGGTACCGTCAGTGCGGCTCAGCTCGAAGAACTAATCACAAGCGCGAGCGTCACTACTGTCGACGGCAAAGTGACTTTCCAGATCCCGATTCTGTACGGCGACGCGAGCAGCTTCACGACGCTGCGTTCCACCGCGCTGCTTGCCGGCACCGAACATCACTTCGATGTAACCGACACGTGGGTGTCGTCTAAACCACTCAAGCTCAACAGTGGCGCGACGTACACGCCCGCGAATGCTCCGACGATCGCCGACCTCGTCGCCTTCCTTGAGGCACAAGGGAATATCACTCTCTTGGGCTTTGGCGTTCAGGCAGATAACGCGGCCATCGTTCAAGACATCGCCTTCGACGACACCACGTACCACTTCGGCCCCAGCTCACTTCAGGCTGCAACGCAACAGGTCGTCGTGACTTCCGCGCAGATTCAGCCAAGCGAAACCTCGGCAAATTACACGCAGTGGCACGAGGGATACGACAACACAGACGTCTCGTTCTCGGTAGCCAATGGTGTTCTCTCGTTCGGAGATCCCGCTCACTCTCAGATTCTCAAGGGACTCACCACACCGATCGACGGAAGCGACCTTTACACGCAACTCACCCGCCACGCCGCTGTGACGGTCGACAGCGGAACGGTGACGTACCAGGTAGCGTTCAAGCACGGCGGAACGATTGGATGGGGAACATTGCGTTCCGCCAGCCTGCCCGCCGGCGAGAACACCTTCTCCCTCACTGACCCGTGGAAGTCGAGCAAGGCCATCGGTAACACGATCGTTGCTAACACTGAGTACCCCCTCGGCGACATCCTCGATGCCCTGAACGCTGCGGGCGACGCTAGGGCCACTGCCTTCGGAATTCAGGCTGACCATGCCGCGCAGGTATCTAGCCTCACGTGGGGCAACACGGAATACAGCTTCCACGCCGTCATCACCGCCGCGACTCCCGCGATCAACGGGACACCCCAGGTCGGCGAGACACTGACCGCCCAGCCCAAGGCAACCACGTGGACCCCGGATACCGGAGTCGCGTTCAGCTACCAGTGGAAAGCAAACGGAGTCGCCATCGCCGGCGCCACCAGCGCAACCTACACGGTTGCTGCAGCCCAGCTCGGCAAGAAGATCACGGTAACGGTGACGGGCGCCCTCTCGGGCTACACCGGCGCGGCCGCGACCTCACCGTCGACAGCCTCGGTGACCAACGACCACATTGTTGTCTCGCGCCTCTCCGGCTCGGACCGCTATGCGACCGCGGCCACGATTGCGCAGGAGTGGGACAGCGCCTCCGTTGTCTACATCGCCACCGGAACCGGATTTGCTGATGCCCTCAGCGCAAGCTCAGCTGCCGCCTTCAAGGATGCACCGCTTCTGCTCACCGATCCCAACTCGTTGTCCGCCGCAGCCAAGGCAGAGCTTCTTCGTTTGAAGCCGAGCAAGGTCATCATCGTGGGCGGCACCGGCGCAGTATCGAACAGCGTGAAGTCGAGCATTCAAGCGCTCTCGTTTAAGCCAACGGTGAGCCGCATTGGTGGCGGAGACCGCTACGAGACATCCCGGATGATCGCGAAAGCGACCTTCCCCGCCTCGTCTGTCACCACCGCCTACCTCGCCGATGGAAGCAACTTTCCGGACGCGTTGACGGCAAGCCCGGCGGCTGCCAACTTTGGTGGCCCCGTCGTGCTGATCCCCGGCAAGGCCAGCACAGTGGATACCGCAACCGTGACACTGCTCAAGTCGCTGGGCGTGACCTCGATCAAGGTCGCTGGCGGCACGGGCGCAGTCACAACTGCAATCTCGACGCACCTGAAGACGAAGTTCACCACCGTGAAGCGCCTCAGTGGCGGTGACCGCTACGCCACGGCAGTAGCGATCAACGCGGATCAGTTCAGTTCCGCAACCACGGTGTACCTCGCTACGGGAGCAGGATTCGCTGACGCTCTCGCCGGTGCCGCTCTCGCCGGTTCGGAAGGCGCCCCGCTCTTCATCAGCGACGCGAAGTGCGTTCCGCAGTCGGTATTGACCGCCATCAGCAGCCTGAATAACCCGAAGGTTGTTCTGCTCGGTGGCACCGGAGTGCTGAGCTCCTCGGTCGCCAGCCTGAAGGTCTGCAGCTAA
- a CDS encoding VOC family protein has protein sequence MSSHSTYGFGSLIGLDHIGVGVSDMQASLDFYAQLGFSDVVFDYSGPLGGLEQATGHAATEARVVYLRSINPTVLGRSGVKLVQLTNRPAAPIPEGFAYGEPGICEVCLHVKGQAEFYESLVSAGHTSLMAPDDQVLEPYQTHCGLSYVSDPDGAKIELIEWSSLEAGWPHPTGPQGVNHVAFGVHDIDRTEAFYRALGFTGKLFDASGVNEPMNPWFESVGRVPPVQRMMLLTSPHGGALEPVQQDPPGADMRGEWGHLGTFEFAIGARNLDLALAYLKSIDVPLVGEPVEIAMPDGQVWRYAYFQDPAGLYVSITEVRA, from the coding sequence ATGTCCAGTCATTCCACGTACGGTTTCGGCTCCTTGATCGGCCTCGATCACATCGGAGTCGGCGTCTCAGACATGCAGGCGTCGCTCGATTTCTATGCTCAGCTCGGCTTCTCCGACGTGGTCTTCGACTACAGCGGCCCCCTCGGCGGTCTTGAACAGGCCACCGGGCACGCTGCCACCGAGGCCCGCGTCGTCTATCTCCGCAGCATCAACCCCACTGTTCTCGGACGGTCGGGCGTGAAGCTTGTACAACTAACGAACCGACCGGCAGCACCCATTCCCGAAGGCTTCGCCTACGGCGAGCCCGGCATCTGTGAAGTGTGCCTTCATGTGAAGGGTCAAGCCGAGTTTTACGAGTCGCTCGTGAGCGCCGGCCACACCAGCCTCATGGCACCCGACGATCAGGTACTCGAGCCCTACCAGACGCACTGCGGCCTCTCTTATGTGTCCGACCCCGACGGCGCGAAGATCGAACTCATCGAATGGTCGAGCCTCGAAGCCGGATGGCCGCATCCCACTGGCCCTCAAGGGGTCAACCACGTTGCCTTCGGCGTGCACGACATCGACCGCACCGAAGCTTTTTACCGCGCCCTCGGATTCACCGGCAAATTATTTGATGCCAGTGGAGTCAATGAGCCGATGAACCCCTGGTTCGAATCGGTCGGTCGCGTACCTCCCGTGCAGCGGATGATGCTGCTCACCAGTCCTCACGGTGGCGCGCTCGAGCCTGTGCAACAAGACCCTCCCGGAGCGGACATGCGCGGCGAGTGGGGGCACCTCGGCACCTTCGAATTTGCAATCGGCGCCCGCAACCTTGACCTCGCACTGGCGTACCTCAAGTCGATTGATGTTCCGCTCGTCGGAGAGCCCGTCGAAATCGCCATGCCCGACGGCCAAGTGTGGCGTTACGCCTACTTCCAAGACCCCGCAGGCCTGTACGTCTCCATTACCGAAGTCCGAGCGTGA
- a CDS encoding cupin domain-containing protein, with the protein MTEPAALLTPATPLAASAVPITHEALGADEVVEGTPTAGYAVLDTLGDSEIGVWEMSVGTATDTEVDEVFVVISGRASIHFAADDRTIAVGPGDVVRLTEGMQTTWTITETLRKVYIS; encoded by the coding sequence ATGACCGAACCCGCAGCCCTTCTCACGCCCGCCACGCCCCTTGCGGCGAGCGCCGTTCCCATCACCCACGAAGCCCTCGGGGCCGACGAAGTGGTGGAGGGCACTCCCACCGCGGGCTACGCCGTGCTCGATACCCTCGGCGACAGCGAGATCGGCGTCTGGGAGATGAGCGTGGGCACCGCGACAGACACCGAGGTCGATGAGGTCTTTGTTGTGATTAGCGGGCGCGCCAGCATCCACTTCGCTGCGGATGATCGCACGATCGCTGTCGGCCCCGGTGATGTTGTGCGGCTCACCGAGGGCATGCAGACCACGTGGACCATCACTGAAACCCTGCGCAAGGTCTACATCAGCTAG